A window of the Mesotoga prima MesG1.Ag.4.2 genome harbors these coding sequences:
- a CDS encoding glutamine amidotransferase — MKKKVLLLGETWTVTKIHTKGFDVVELGGFDDYSVYFKEPMKAFEDIEVTHIPNHQVLSMFPSTAEELAKFNVVIISDCGRNTLTMYPDMFKVPMGPNKVQMLSDYVLNGGSLIMTGGYVDFQGFQGKGNYHGSPIEKVMPVNMMETDDRVEATQGASVKVLNPNHPILKGIDTTWPRFLGYQKVFPKEGSEVLAEIDGDPFIIVGDSGKGRSMAFMSDLAPHWGTDFVKWEYYGKFWHQAISWLSKE; from the coding sequence GTGAAGAAGAAGGTATTGCTTCTTGGAGAAACATGGACGGTAACAAAGATTCACACAAAGGGTTTCGACGTTGTGGAGCTCGGAGGTTTCGATGACTACTCTGTGTATTTCAAAGAGCCTATGAAGGCCTTTGAGGATATAGAAGTAACACATATCCCCAATCATCAGGTGCTCAGCATGTTCCCGTCGACCGCGGAAGAGCTTGCGAAGTTCAACGTAGTAATCATAAGCGACTGCGGAAGAAACACCCTGACAATGTACCCCGATATGTTCAAAGTACCTATGGGTCCTAACAAGGTCCAGATGTTATCTGATTACGTTCTTAATGGCGGATCTCTCATAATGACGGGTGGGTACGTTGACTTCCAGGGCTTCCAGGGCAAGGGTAACTACCACGGCAGCCCTATCGAGAAAGTAATGCCTGTCAATATGATGGAGACTGACGACAGGGTAGAGGCAACTCAAGGGGCCTCGGTCAAAGTATTAAATCCCAATCATCCGATCTTGAAGGGTATAGATACAACGTGGCCGAGATTCCTGGGCTACCAGAAGGTCTTTCCCAAGGAAGGTTCCGAAGTACTTGCCGAGATCGACGGCGATCCCTTCATAATTGTCGGTGACTCAGGAAAGGGCAGATCGATGGCCTTTATGTCAGATCTTGCACCCCACTGGGGAACTGACTTCGTGAAGTGGGAGTACTACGGCAAATTCTGGCATCAGGCTATTAGCTGGCTCAGCAAGGAGTAG
- a CDS encoding sensor histidine kinase, which produces MKSWSLSDKLWLLFAAVLSILFLLLGIVFRWSIRDFFTTEAYRTIEYAQEVRVIELQGGFIPFEDIDLNSLRNARDVGHIIVFDREFDLIDYYLNRFGTQDSSDRTPPLQDSTSRDVLISGTIIPEILPVMKSIKENAEKQTSLSERYETLLSGRSLFYVIRTEEISGRDVTMISYMWDTYMNTLSSTLFSRLLLVMAIMTVVSLVFIIVFSRYLTKPLKKLSEDVRMISKRNWDRPISLNRSDEIGELAGSIENMRKSLSEQDREQQSMLQFISHELKTPVMVIRSYAQAIKDDIYPGGDLDSAIDVIDKEIQRMDLRVKDLLFITRLEYLSRHDLEKEEVNLSELVEDTVGRFSFQRDDIDWNLNLKDFKTEVNEEQLAIAIENILSNQIRYAKNRIEVTMEVDEREENLLMRFANDGEKIPETRLEELFKPFNKGVGGETGLGLSITRRIIELHGGTISMANEEEFVATIVELPI; this is translated from the coding sequence ATGAAATCCTGGAGTCTTTCCGACAAGCTCTGGCTGCTATTTGCCGCTGTTCTTTCTATCCTCTTCCTTCTTCTGGGTATCGTCTTCAGATGGTCTATAAGAGACTTTTTCACCACCGAAGCGTACAGAACGATAGAGTATGCTCAAGAAGTGAGGGTGATCGAATTGCAGGGAGGGTTCATCCCCTTCGAGGATATCGACCTCAACAGTCTTAGAAATGCCAGAGACGTAGGACACATAATCGTCTTCGACAGGGAGTTTGACCTAATAGATTACTACCTGAACAGATTTGGAACCCAGGATAGCTCCGACAGAACTCCTCCGCTTCAGGACTCAACTTCCAGGGACGTACTAATTAGCGGAACGATTATTCCCGAAATACTTCCTGTTATGAAATCCATTAAAGAAAACGCAGAAAAGCAGACGTCGCTTTCAGAGAGGTACGAAACGCTTCTCTCCGGCCGGAGTCTTTTCTATGTGATTCGTACTGAAGAGATTTCGGGAAGAGACGTCACGATGATTTCCTATATGTGGGATACGTACATGAACACTCTTTCATCGACGTTGTTCTCCAGGCTGCTGCTCGTAATGGCGATAATGACTGTGGTCAGTCTGGTTTTCATAATAGTCTTCTCTAGATACCTGACTAAGCCTCTCAAAAAACTTTCCGAGGACGTGCGAATGATCTCAAAGAGAAACTGGGACAGGCCGATTTCTTTGAATAGAAGCGACGAGATCGGAGAGCTAGCCGGTTCAATCGAGAATATGAGAAAGAGCCTCAGCGAGCAGGACAGAGAACAACAGTCAATGCTCCAGTTTATCTCCCATGAACTAAAGACACCTGTCATGGTTATACGAAGTTACGCACAGGCAATCAAAGACGACATTTATCCCGGGGGTGACCTGGATAGTGCTATAGACGTCATAGATAAAGAGATCCAGAGAATGGATCTGAGGGTAAAGGATCTCCTCTTCATAACGAGACTTGAATACCTGTCGCGTCACGACCTCGAAAAAGAGGAAGTCAATCTCTCAGAGCTGGTTGAGGACACAGTCGGGCGATTTTCATTCCAGAGGGACGACATAGACTGGAATCTTAATCTCAAAGACTTCAAGACCGAGGTCAATGAAGAACAGCTGGCGATAGCCATAGAAAACATACTTTCAAATCAGATTCGCTATGCAAAGAACAGGATAGAGGTAACTATGGAAGTAGACGAGAGAGAAGAGAATCTTTTGATGCGATTCGCAAACGATGGGGAGAAAATCCCCGAAACCAGATTGGAAGAGCTTTTCAAACCCTTCAACAAGGGGGTTGGAGGAGAAACCGGACTTGGCCTGAGCATAACGAGAAGAATAATCGAACTGCATGGTGGCACTATTTCAATGGCTAATGAAGAGGAGTTCGTCGCTACGATAGTCGAGCTACCGATTTAA
- a CDS encoding response regulator transcription factor, whose protein sequence is MGTRINLVEDEKNLNSVLTSYLEKEGWEVKSFKNGSDAFDEIDDSPDIWILDIMLPGIDGFELLREIRKRDSMIPVIFISARDKDIDRVVGLEMGSDDYLPKPFLPRELVIRVKKILERVHHSGGIIPIPPYKIDEARRTVTEEIDENQSQLIELTSMEFDLLLLFVNGKGKPFSRDQILDRVWGYDHYGSDRAVDDLVRRLRKKMPHFKIETVYGFGYKSVNI, encoded by the coding sequence ATGGGAACAAGGATAAATCTCGTTGAAGACGAAAAGAATCTGAACAGCGTACTGACTTCCTATCTCGAAAAGGAGGGCTGGGAAGTCAAGTCGTTCAAGAACGGAAGCGACGCATTCGATGAAATCGATGACTCTCCCGATATCTGGATTCTTGACATAATGCTGCCGGGGATCGATGGCTTCGAGCTTCTCAGAGAAATCAGGAAGAGGGATTCGATGATACCTGTAATCTTTATTTCAGCAAGGGACAAAGATATTGATAGAGTTGTCGGACTCGAGATGGGAAGCGACGACTACTTGCCCAAGCCCTTTCTCCCAAGGGAGCTTGTCATTCGGGTCAAGAAGATTCTTGAACGTGTCCACCATTCTGGCGGAATCATACCCATTCCTCCATACAAGATCGACGAGGCGAGAAGGACAGTTACTGAAGAAATCGATGAGAATCAGTCACAGCTTATTGAGCTCACTTCCATGGAGTTCGATTTGCTCCTGCTCTTTGTCAACGGCAAAGGCAAGCCTTTTTCAAGAGACCAGATACTTGACAGAGTCTGGGGTTACGACCACTACGGTAGTGATAGAGCAGTTGACGATCTTGTACGGAGGCTTAGAAAGAAGATGCCCCATTTCAAGATCGAAACCGTCTATGGTTTCGGCTATAAGAGTGTGAACATATGA
- a CDS encoding BMP family ABC transporter substrate-binding protein, whose amino-acid sequence MKGIITVLFILCAVILASEPFSIGFIYVGSVNDGGWTEKHDEGRLYLEKTFGSQIETSFIENVTEGEQDLEVLRSYAERNVKLLFSTSFGFMDDVLEIAKDYPDTIFMHCSGYETAENVGTYFGRIYEPAYLTGLIAGKMTKSNIIGYVATFKIPEVIRGINAFANGIGKVNPDARVHVIWTETWFDPSSEEEAADALLDLGADVIAQSQDSPAAVQAAGQRGVYAIGYNTDMSAFSPDTFLTSPIWNWGVFYERVVKEVMEGKWTSYQYWGGIEDGVVDIVMSNLVPADLQELMNKERSRIIEDDYHPFEGPLQDQDGKLRYSEGEEPTDEELLTMDWFVSNVIGSPK is encoded by the coding sequence ATGAAAGGGATAATTACCGTTCTATTCATACTGTGCGCAGTTATTCTGGCTTCAGAGCCTTTCAGCATAGGATTCATCTATGTTGGTTCGGTCAATGACGGGGGCTGGACAGAGAAACACGACGAGGGCAGGCTGTATCTCGAGAAGACTTTTGGAAGTCAAATCGAGACTTCTTTCATAGAAAACGTGACTGAAGGAGAACAGGATCTGGAGGTTCTTAGAAGTTACGCCGAACGTAACGTCAAACTCCTTTTCAGTACAAGCTTCGGCTTCATGGACGACGTTCTGGAGATAGCAAAGGACTATCCCGATACGATCTTCATGCATTGTTCGGGATATGAGACTGCCGAAAATGTCGGGACCTACTTCGGAAGGATATATGAGCCGGCGTATCTGACCGGTCTCATAGCCGGTAAGATGACAAAGAGCAACATAATCGGCTATGTTGCAACATTCAAGATTCCGGAAGTTATCAGGGGGATAAATGCTTTTGCGAATGGAATCGGAAAGGTCAACCCCGATGCTCGCGTGCACGTTATCTGGACCGAGACCTGGTTCGATCCCTCTTCCGAAGAGGAAGCGGCCGACGCCCTCCTGGATCTTGGAGCCGATGTAATCGCTCAGAGCCAGGATTCGCCAGCTGCAGTTCAGGCGGCCGGACAACGGGGTGTTTACGCTATTGGTTACAACACCGATATGAGTGCCTTCAGTCCAGACACTTTTCTGACTTCTCCCATATGGAACTGGGGAGTCTTTTACGAGAGAGTCGTAAAAGAAGTAATGGAGGGAAAGTGGACCAGCTATCAATACTGGGGCGGAATAGAGGACGGTGTAGTCGACATAGTTATGAGTAATCTAGTTCCCGCCGATCTTCAGGAACTTATGAATAAAGAAAGAAGCCGGATAATTGAGGACGATTATCATCCCTTTGAAGGGCCTTTGCAAGATCAAGACGGAAAACTAAGATATTCAGAGGGCGAAGAACCAACCGACGAAGAGCTGTTGACCATGGACTGGTTTGTGAGCAACGTCATCGGCAGCCCGAAGTGA
- a CDS encoding sensor histidine kinase, giving the protein MKSVTGEGLSFRKAKRRWTLFFTLIVVSLVSVLSLFIFVLSLRLERGAEITALNRVADRIESRIGRAPLIALERMLRNYSGNLDLFTAENEILEFVTPDGESVLQLGGRIKSSVPLVEGTSKAKVVDYDDSELEYNILTRAIRNIAGQPVFFLRVGRSIEGLSEKSTSLLFSLILLIVLVAAISWIVGLALAGYVLTPLRESYDRLQRFTADASHELKTPLTVMRLSVDLLKSRPLESESRDKIDAIDGATRSMQNVVNQLLLQAKANNDSSAVISYQDVRVREFLEEMKEYHRTFAESKEVRIILESDEDLFVRTYLDKLKVAVAAVLENAIKFTEEKSDVTVKAFEREASLLIQIGDSGPGIDDPDKERIFDRFYKIDESHNSSGSGMGLSIAKEMIGSLGGEITVENRPGGGSIFEIRIPSRKHK; this is encoded by the coding sequence ATGAAATCAGTGACAGGTGAAGGGCTGTCATTCAGAAAGGCAAAGAGGAGATGGACGCTATTCTTCACCCTCATAGTGGTCTCTCTCGTCTCGGTTTTGAGCCTCTTCATTTTCGTCCTCTCCCTCAGGCTTGAAAGAGGGGCCGAGATAACCGCCCTCAACAGAGTAGCAGACAGGATCGAATCCAGAATCGGAAGGGCACCCTTAATAGCCCTGGAGAGAATGCTCAGAAACTATTCCGGAAATTTAGACCTCTTCACCGCGGAGAATGAGATCCTCGAGTTCGTCACTCCTGACGGAGAGAGCGTTCTTCAGCTCGGAGGAAGAATAAAGAGCAGTGTGCCATTAGTTGAGGGGACTTCGAAGGCAAAGGTCGTTGATTACGATGACTCGGAACTCGAATACAACATTCTTACAAGAGCTATTAGAAATATCGCGGGACAACCGGTTTTCTTCCTTAGGGTTGGAAGATCTATCGAAGGGCTGAGCGAAAAATCTACCAGTCTTCTCTTTTCCCTGATTCTACTGATAGTGCTCGTCGCGGCCATCTCCTGGATAGTCGGTCTGGCCTTAGCCGGTTACGTTCTGACACCTCTGAGAGAAAGCTATGATAGACTTCAGCGCTTCACTGCCGACGCTTCTCACGAGTTAAAGACGCCCCTTACGGTTATGAGGCTGAGCGTAGATCTGCTCAAGAGCAGACCACTGGAAAGTGAGTCGAGAGACAAGATAGATGCGATTGACGGTGCTACCCGGAGTATGCAGAATGTTGTCAATCAACTCCTGCTACAGGCAAAAGCAAACAACGATAGTTCGGCGGTGATATCTTATCAGGATGTGAGAGTTCGTGAGTTTCTCGAAGAGATGAAAGAGTATCACAGAACCTTCGCCGAATCGAAAGAGGTCCGAATAATCCTTGAGAGCGATGAAGATCTCTTCGTCAGGACCTATCTGGACAAACTTAAAGTCGCGGTTGCGGCCGTGCTTGAAAATGCTATCAAGTTCACCGAAGAGAAGAGCGATGTCACCGTTAAGGCCTTTGAGAGAGAAGCTTCACTCCTCATTCAGATAGGCGATTCCGGACCCGGCATAGATGACCCGGATAAGGAAAGGATATTCGATAGATTCTACAAGATAGACGAATCTCACAACAGCTCGGGAAGCGGCATGGGTCTCTCAATAGCAAAGGAAATGATCGGCTCGCTAGGGGGCGAAATAACTGTCGAGAACCGCCCCGGCGGAGGAAGCATATTTGAAATACGAATACCATCAAGAAAGCACAAATAG
- a CDS encoding response regulator transcription factor produces the protein MKILIVEDERSLGRLLKESLEREGFVAELAVDGEEGLYMALNGPFDVIVLDILLPKLTGWQVLEKIRDSGSRIPVLMLTALDSIEDKVRGFDLGADDYLPKPFDIRELVVRIQSLLRRAQFGGAPSRVLRVGDLELDMSLKTASRGNEKIELRKKEYQILEYLMLNSGRVVPKSELEEHLWNEDDELWSDVIRSHIKNIRKKVDGGRRKKLIKTVRGMGYEISDR, from the coding sequence ATGAAGATTCTGATTGTTGAAGACGAGCGTAGTCTGGGCAGATTGCTCAAGGAGTCTCTCGAAAGAGAGGGCTTTGTAGCCGAACTCGCAGTTGACGGGGAAGAGGGACTTTATATGGCTCTCAATGGTCCATTTGACGTTATTGTCCTGGACATTCTGCTCCCCAAACTCACCGGCTGGCAGGTTCTTGAAAAGATCAGAGATTCGGGAAGCAGAATACCCGTACTGATGCTTACAGCTCTCGACAGCATCGAAGACAAAGTCCGGGGCTTCGACTTAGGAGCCGACGACTATCTTCCGAAGCCATTCGATATCCGGGAGCTTGTCGTCAGGATTCAGTCTCTTTTAAGAAGGGCCCAGTTCGGCGGAGCTCCTTCAAGGGTTCTTAGAGTAGGAGATCTGGAGCTTGATATGTCGCTCAAGACTGCCAGCAGGGGAAACGAGAAGATAGAACTTAGAAAGAAGGAGTACCAGATCCTTGAATATCTAATGCTAAACAGTGGCAGGGTCGTTCCGAAGAGCGAGCTCGAGGAACATCTCTGGAATGAAGACGACGAACTGTGGTCGGACGTAATCAGAAGCCATATAAAGAACATCCGCAAGAAAGTAGACGGAGGGCGAAGAAAGAAGTTAATAAAAACGGTCAGGGGAATGGGCTATGAAATCAGTGACAGGTGA